A portion of the Streptomyces platensis genome contains these proteins:
- a CDS encoding DUF6049 family protein, with product MTLLTGVLLLVGLLQVPHAPTAQAAPTGSRTVDVTIDSMSPSAPSKSDSVTVSGTLTNDGRSTITDAHLGMHRGDALGGRSSIDNVSRRTGYVPGADGEEIKGSAKKIGKLEPGVSRTFTLSVPVKDLRLDENGVYQLGVSVSGRSQASPYSQVLGFDRTLLPWQEADTEKKTQLTYMWPLISSTHLTAETDADAQQTPVFRNDDLAAELAPGGRLQQMVALSKNLPVTFVIDPDLLATVDAMTKSYRVNGPDGPMGKNQAVAKQWLHELEDAAKTHEVVALPFADPDLASLAHHGKHVPSALSHLGPATDLAEKTVDTILGVKPRTDFAWPVDGAIDSSVVDVATSAGAHNVITRSDSLRETGGLSYTPTAARPIGGGNTAVVADAQLSRAFEGDMSKAGSSAHAVQDFLAQTQMISLEDPGRQRSIVVAPQRMPSVSQAHAMATALRTLDDSGRWSQPLSLGKAAKAKPDPSATRRVPSGAAYPSSLRRQELPTSAFRQIRGTQAALDDYRVILAQPERVVTPFGSAIMREMSTEWRGDASGAAGFRRSVRSYLDGLTKKVHLIQKSGATLSGRSATIPVTVQNNLVQGVKDMTLKLTSSQPNRLDVGKAQQITVDGGHSQSFKFATTANANGRAWVTAQLYTADGKPYGDRMTFQVNVTEITATVMLVIAGGVLLLVLAGVRIYLQRKRAAARRAEGGSDDEGPDGDTGTDGDNGGTDGDEPEQPSDPSPDTGSESSDPSGSGEKVDR from the coding sequence GTGACACTGCTCACTGGGGTACTCCTGCTCGTGGGCCTGCTCCAGGTTCCGCATGCCCCCACCGCCCAGGCGGCCCCGACGGGCTCCCGCACGGTCGACGTCACCATCGACTCGATGTCCCCGTCCGCTCCCTCCAAGAGCGACTCGGTCACCGTCTCCGGGACGCTGACCAACGACGGCCGCAGCACGATCACCGACGCGCATCTCGGCATGCACCGCGGAGACGCGCTCGGCGGCCGTAGCTCCATCGACAATGTGTCCCGTCGCACCGGCTATGTGCCCGGCGCGGACGGCGAGGAGATCAAGGGCAGCGCGAAGAAGATCGGCAAGCTGGAGCCCGGGGTCAGCCGCACCTTCACGCTCAGCGTGCCGGTCAAGGACCTCCGTCTCGATGAGAACGGTGTGTACCAGCTCGGTGTCTCCGTGTCAGGGCGCTCGCAGGCCTCGCCCTACAGCCAGGTCCTCGGGTTCGACCGGACGCTGCTGCCCTGGCAGGAGGCCGATACCGAGAAGAAGACGCAGCTCACGTACATGTGGCCGCTGATCTCCTCCACCCACCTCACGGCCGAAACCGACGCCGACGCCCAGCAGACGCCGGTCTTCCGCAACGACGACCTCGCCGCCGAGCTCGCACCGGGCGGCCGGCTGCAGCAGATGGTCGCGCTCAGCAAGAACCTGCCGGTGACCTTCGTCATCGACCCCGATCTGCTCGCCACCGTCGACGCGATGACCAAGTCGTACCGGGTCAACGGCCCGGACGGACCCATGGGCAAGAACCAGGCGGTCGCCAAGCAGTGGCTGCACGAGCTCGAAGACGCGGCCAAGACGCATGAGGTCGTCGCGCTGCCCTTCGCCGACCCCGACCTCGCCTCGCTCGCCCACCACGGCAAGCACGTGCCCAGCGCGCTCAGCCACCTCGGCCCGGCCACCGACCTCGCCGAGAAGACCGTGGACACCATCCTCGGTGTGAAGCCGCGGACGGACTTCGCCTGGCCCGTCGATGGTGCGATCGACTCCTCGGTCGTGGATGTCGCGACCTCGGCCGGTGCGCACAACGTCATCACCCGCAGCGACAGCCTGCGGGAGACCGGGGGACTGTCCTACACCCCGACGGCGGCCCGCCCCATCGGCGGCGGCAACACCGCCGTCGTCGCGGACGCGCAGCTCTCGCGGGCCTTCGAAGGCGATATGTCGAAGGCCGGAAGCTCCGCCCACGCGGTCCAGGACTTCCTCGCCCAGACCCAGATGATCAGCCTGGAGGACCCCGGCCGGCAGCGCAGCATCGTCGTCGCGCCGCAGCGCATGCCGTCGGTCAGCCAGGCCCACGCCATGGCCACCGCACTGCGGACGCTGGACGACTCCGGACGCTGGAGCCAGCCGCTGAGCCTCGGCAAGGCGGCCAAGGCCAAGCCCGACCCCTCGGCCACCCGCCGGGTGCCGAGCGGAGCCGCCTACCCGTCCTCGCTGCGCCGGCAGGAACTCCCCACCTCCGCCTTCCGCCAGATCCGGGGCACCCAGGCCGCACTGGACGACTACCGCGTGATCCTGGCCCAGCCCGAGCGTGTGGTGACCCCGTTCGGCAGCGCCATAATGCGGGAGATGTCGACGGAGTGGCGCGGCGATGCCTCCGGTGCCGCGGGCTTCCGGCGCTCCGTACGCAGCTACCTCGACGGTCTGACCAAGAAGGTGCACCTGATCCAGAAGTCGGGGGCGACGCTCTCCGGGCGCAGCGCCACGATTCCGGTGACGGTCCAGAACAACCTGGTCCAGGGCGTCAAGGACATGACGCTGAAGCTGACCTCGTCCCAGCCCAACCGACTGGACGTGGGCAAGGCGCAGCAGATCACGGTGGACGGCGGCCACAGCCAGTCGTTCAAGTTCGCCACCACGGCGAACGCCAACGGCCGGGCCTGGGTGACCGCCCAGCTCTACACGGCGGACGGAAAGCCCTACGGTGACCGCATGACGTTCCAGGTGAACGTCACGGAGATCACCGCCACGGTGATGCTCGTCATCGCCGGCGGTGTGCTGCTGCTCGTCCTCGCCGGCGTGCGGATCTATCTCCAGCGCAAGCGGGCGGCCGCCCGGCGCGCCGAGGGCGGGTCCGACGACGAGGGGCCCGATGGCGACACAGGTACGGACGGCGACAACGGCGGCACGGACGGCGACGAGCCCGAGCAGCCGAGTGACCCCAGCCCGGACACCGGATCGGAAAGCTCCGACCCGTCCGGCTCAGGTGAGAAAGTGGACCGTTGA
- a CDS encoding CCA tRNA nucleotidyltransferase, whose product MPNANNDLPAPLAEQTPQSTNALNHVQRRAVSELLRVSPVADDLARRFQEAGFTLALVGGSVRDALLGRLGNDLDFTTDARPEDVLKIVRPWADALWEVGIAFGTVGCKKDSFDIEVTTYRSEAYDRTSRKPEVSYGDSIEQDLVRRDFTVNAMAVLLPQKEFVDPHDGLEDLAAQVLRTPGTPEESFSDDPLRMMRAARFAAQLDFEVDPAVFAAMKAMSDRIEIVSAERVRDELNKLLLAPHPREGLRLLVDSGLAGHVLPELPALRLESDEHHRHKDVYEHSLTVLEQAIDLEENGPDLVLRLAALLHDIGKPRTRRFEKDGRVSFHHHEVVGAKMTKKRMTALKYSNDLVKDVSRLVELHLRFHGYGTGEWTDSAVRRYVRDAGPQLERLHKLTRSDCTTRNKRKAGALSRAYDGLEERIALLQEQEELDSIRPDLDGNEIMQILGIGPGPEVGKAYKQMLELRLEHGPMEREAAVAALKEWWAAQS is encoded by the coding sequence GTGCCGAACGCCAACAATGACCTCCCCGCCCCGCTCGCCGAGCAGACCCCGCAGTCGACGAACGCGCTGAACCATGTCCAGCGCCGCGCCGTGAGCGAGCTGCTGCGGGTGTCCCCCGTCGCGGATGACCTGGCTCGCCGATTCCAGGAGGCCGGGTTCACACTTGCCCTGGTCGGCGGCTCGGTCCGGGACGCGCTGCTGGGGCGGCTCGGCAACGACCTGGACTTCACCACCGATGCCCGCCCTGAGGACGTTCTGAAGATCGTCCGGCCGTGGGCGGACGCGCTCTGGGAGGTCGGCATCGCCTTCGGCACGGTCGGCTGCAAGAAGGACTCCTTCGACATCGAGGTCACGACCTACCGGTCCGAGGCGTACGACCGCACCTCCCGCAAGCCCGAGGTGTCGTACGGCGACTCCATCGAGCAGGATCTGGTGCGCCGGGACTTCACGGTGAACGCCATGGCGGTGCTGCTCCCGCAGAAGGAGTTCGTCGACCCGCACGACGGTCTGGAGGACCTGGCAGCGCAGGTGCTGCGGACGCCGGGGACGCCGGAGGAGTCGTTCTCCGATGATCCGCTGCGGATGATGCGCGCAGCCCGCTTCGCCGCCCAGCTGGACTTCGAGGTGGACCCTGCGGTCTTCGCCGCGATGAAGGCGATGTCGGACCGCATCGAGATCGTCTCCGCGGAGCGCGTACGGGACGAGCTGAACAAGCTGCTCCTGGCGCCGCACCCGCGCGAGGGGCTGCGGCTGCTGGTCGATTCGGGCCTGGCCGGCCATGTCCTGCCCGAGCTGCCCGCGCTGCGGCTGGAAAGTGACGAGCATCACCGCCACAAGGACGTCTACGAGCACTCGCTGACGGTGCTGGAGCAGGCGATCGACCTGGAGGAGAACGGGCCCGATCTCGTGCTGCGGCTGGCGGCGCTCCTCCACGACATCGGCAAGCCCCGGACACGGCGCTTCGAGAAGGACGGCCGGGTCTCCTTCCATCACCACGAAGTGGTGGGCGCGAAGATGACCAAGAAGCGGATGACCGCTCTGAAGTACTCCAACGACCTGGTGAAGGACGTCTCACGGCTGGTGGAGCTGCATCTGCGCTTCCACGGCTACGGGACGGGAGAGTGGACGGACTCCGCGGTCCGTCGCTATGTGCGGGACGCCGGTCCGCAGCTGGAGCGGCTGCACAAGCTGACCCGCTCGGACTGCACGACCCGCAACAAGCGCAAGGCCGGTGCCCTGTCGCGCGCCTATGACGGGCTCGAGGAGCGCATCGCGCTGCTACAGGAGCAGGAAGAGCTGGACTCGATCCGCCCGGACCTGGACGGCAACGAGATCATGCAGATTCTGGGCATCGGCCCGGGGCCCGAGGTCGGCAAGGCGTACAAGCAG